agggtttcatgacgtacgcgactggtattttgcgttattcatgtcatgaccagtgaatcgtgttcaccatacactgatcccctgctatgccaattttggtacattagaagttaaggagacgaccaggagagcgcccagacgtaggcggctagatagatagatagatagatacgtagatagaaacgcccaaagtgcctgaggttcgctaagaaatgcttcgcatttaataaaagaaATAGTTCGGATTATAAACGAAAAAATTTTACAGGCATAATCAATACACTGGTGCGCATTGggactggaaaaaggaaaaattataatcatcaaaaaagaagaaaagaagggggGGAGGCAAATATATAGCCCCCACGTAAACAATCCTCATCCGTGGTTCAATTTCGTCGTCGGGAGAGGTAAACATTGCACGATAGCACTTGGAGACACTCCATAGGAAGAATTCCTTTAACAGGAAACAAAAGTGCCAAGCCCTCTCACCCTTAAAATCGGTTGTTGGTAGATCTGGACCTAAGCGCCCACCAATAGATCCCAGACCCGAATCCAATTTCTCAATAAGCAGGGTTGTTGGTCGATCATGGGCACCAAGCCCAACTTGGATCCCAGACCCGAGCTTCCAATGCCTTGAGGAGCGGGGTTGTTGGTTGATCGAGAACATTAAGTTCACCGCTTTGATCCCAGACCCACGCAAATCCCAAGAGAAGTGATCAATCACAGAAGAGGAGAAAAGGGACAACAGGAGACATTCGACGGGTGAGAGTGGCAGAGGCCTTTATCATTCGGGGGCACCCCACCCCACGCGAGCATCCATTAGCTTCCTCATAAAATTATTACAACTCAGGAACCATGAAGAGGTGCGTGCACTCCACCCCGGCTGGCACGTTTGGGCCACGGAGGCATTAAAATACCACACATTTAAATTAATTCCAATTGGAATAGAAACATCCACTTCCCAGTGAGCATCAGTTTCAAAACTAAAGAATCATCACAGGAACCGCGAGGTGAAAGGGGTAGGGCTGGGGAAACAACCGTGCGAACAAGAAGGTCCAACTTTAATTTATTAAGGGGAAAGTCCCATATTATGAAATCACATGGAGGTCCAAAATTATATGGATCTCTCGCTGCTGCCAGATGGACAGGACATCACGgcaatggggggaggggggaggaaagAAGGGGGATCGGGAATaaaatgggaaagaaaaaagaacgagaaaaaaaataaaagggagaaaagggggggggaaTACTCAGTCACCAATACACAAGAAATACAAACAATGCAACACACCCCGTGGAAAGCCACACACCAGGTTTCATTAGGAATATAATCACAATTCTGTCCCTTACAACTCACATAACACGTAAAAGCGCCTTACACACACATTAAGAAACCACCACATAAGCCAAGTAGGCATTACAAAGCGCGCGTTCAAGTAGTAACAGTaagagaaggagaaaaaggtGGGATGGGAGGGCATGCAAACGAATAGCAGGAAATAAGACAGGATAGATAGACACAGAGGGAAGggagggtcgggggggggggcggcgaccgggggggggagggggagtagaGCGGAGGCAGTATCTACTGCCTCTGCTCGGGGAAATAACAATCTATTTTTGAGATTACAGGTTCAGCAGGAAGTCAAGGAGCAGCCTGAGGAAAGTGCCGTGGGCAACGTACGGCGGAGCAAAGAGACATGAGTACTGAAGTCAGGGACGAAGCATGTGAAACAAGAATGGAAAGAACACATGTACCGAATAAGAAAATAAACACTCGATGTCTGGGTCCGCTTCCGTGGCTGGGGTGACTCTAGATAGTagatttttttcctcttttttttttaataaaaatttttTTGGCGCATGCCTTATTCATTTTACTTTAATTGGTTTAAGCCTGTTATACCTCGATGGTACGGGCGGAGGCACtttattttatgttcttttcctAAAGCCTCATCATAACGTTTGTCCCTATCTACTATCCAGCGAAACCACAGCCAAGGGAACGGGCTTGGCAAAATCAGTGGGGAAAGAAGACCCTGTTGAGCTTGACTCTAGTCTGACTCTGTGAAGAGACATGAGAGGTGTAGCATAAGTGGGAGGTCACGGGATACGGCCTCGTTTCGGCGGGGTCCTCGTGGCCGCCAGTGAAATACCACTACTCTCATCGTTTCTTTACTTACTCGGTGGAGCGGGAAGCGGACCAATGAGTTGTCCACGCTTCTAGCGCCAAGCGATGGGCCCCCGGTCTCCCTTCGGGGTTGTGCCGGTCGGGCCTGCGCGACCTGTTCCGAGGACAGTGTCAGGCGGGGAGTTTGACTGGGGGGAATGACGCTCAACGACGCCCTCTCACTCCCCACGTTCGAAACCCCGTACTCGGCCAGCTGGATCGACCTCACGTTTGCGACGCCTTCGGTCCTCTCCACCGGTTACGAGTGGCTGGTCACTGATGACACCACTTATTCGGAGCACCGGCTGGTCGAGGTACGCGTGGGTGGTACTCAGGCCCCGGGGAAACGTCTTACGACGTATGCGCGCCTTCAGCTCCTTGAGGCGCTACGGCGCGATCCGTGGTTTGAGAGGGTTTCCGGCGCGTCCCTCGCGTCCTCAGACGCGATCGATCGAGTCCTCGAGGGGTTCTACGTCAGGTTTACGCGTCAATATCATCGTCACCTTCGGCCGGTCAAGGCCCGTCCCACGAGCAAGCCGTGGTTCACTCCCGCTCCGACCATCGAGCGCGCCGCGGTGGCCGCCAAGCGTCGCCGCTTTCAACGTGCTAGAGACCCCCAGATGCGCGTCGTATACCGCCGGGAGTACACGTCGGTGCTTGCGGAGTTCCGTAGGCACATCAGAGAGGCGCGGGAAGTGCACGTTCGTGGACAAACGTTGTCCTGCGTGCGCACCTCGTTTTTCTCCCAGCCTTTTAAGGAGGCTTTCGGCAGGCTCCATCAATTTCGCTGTTTGCCGTCGTTGATTGCACTGGATGGCACTCAGACGTCGACTCACCTCGAGTCGGCCGCGTTGCTTCTTCGTACGCAGATCGCGGTTGACGATCCCTCTACTGACGAGACCTCGCACGCGTACACGCGCGCGCTGGCAGCGGCGCCGTACACGTCTGAGTACGAGGACGTCCCGTTCACGTACACGGAGGTCGTGGACGTGCTCCGGAACACGCCCAACAAGTCGGCGTCTGGCCCCGACCTCATTTCTCCTATCATCTTGAAGGCGCTCTTCCGGTTCCACCCGCGCTTTTTTCTTATGCTTTTTAACGCCTCACTCGCGCTGGGTTACTTTCCCCGCTGCTGGCGTCGCGCGCGAGTGTCCTTCATACACAAGCCGGGTCGCCCGCCGGAACGCACGTCCTCGTATAGGCCCATATGCGTCAGCTCGGTTTTCGGTAAGACGCTGGAGCGCTTGCTGAACGGCAGACTCCAGTATTTCCTGGAAAAGCGAGGCCTGGTGCACCCGCGCCAGTATGGTCTCACGAGAGGGCGCAGCTCCCTGCTCGCCCTTCACGCGTTGAAGGAACACCTGACGCGCCTCAAGACCAACTGCATGCCTGCGCTACTTATGTCCCTTGACTTTCATGGGGCGTTTGATAGCGTCTGGCACCCGCTTGTTCTCCGCTACTTTCGAGAGCGGGCCCTCCCGAGCGGATTGTATCACCTTCTCCGCACTTTCCTCGGGGGTCGCTCCGTTTTTCTACAGTCGCACGCGGGACAAGTCGAGGCCAACCCAACGCTGGGCAGCCCTCAAGGGTCTCCCCTCTCTCCACTGCTGTGGAATATAGTTATCGACAGCCTTCTGTCATTGCGCATGCCGCCAGGCGTCCTGGTTCAAGCTTACGCAGACGACACCATCATTGTGGTACCGGCGCCCTCCCGAGATGCGCTCGGCAACCTGGCGTCTGACGTACTCCGCCGTGTCATCCGGTGGTCTCGCGACGTTAAGGTATCCCTAAACTGCGATAAGACCTTCTGCGTCTTGTTCTCCCACGGAGTAGGGGGTTGGAGCGCGTACATCCAGTAGTACGCCTCGCTCCAGACGAACCGACGCTCCAGTTCAGGGAACACCTGCGAGTCCTCGGGGTCATCTTTGACAGGCGGCTGTCGTTCTTCCATCACGCTGACTACCTCCGTCAAGAGGTCGCCCTTCTGGCTTCTCGAGTTGCGGCCTTTTTCGCAATGCAGCGCTGTTATGTTAGGCCTGCCCACAAACTCATAATGTACCGCCTGGTCATTCTCCCGGCTCTCACGTACGGGAGTCCGGTGTGGTGGAGTGAGGACCACGTATACTGCCGCTTGCATGCACGTCTGATCACGGTACAGCGCGTCGCTCTTTTAGCCCTGACGCGCGCTTACCGCACCACCAGCACGGCGGCACTGCAGGTGCTGATGCGTGCGCCTCCCATCGACCTCGAGCTAGAGCGCGTGAATGCAGAGTTCCGCCTCTTCACACTGCGCCGACACGGTGCATTCGGTGCCTGTCGGTTCCGTCCCTCCTGGGTGGCGGACGCGCACGAACACTCGACTATCCATCCGTCGGTTCCGGCGGCAGTGCCGTTCATGCGCCTCACTAGTGCGCAGGCGCGCGTTGCTTCCCACGCCGCGGCCGTACACGTCTATACTGACGGCTCGTTTTCTGCGCTATCGGCTGGCGCGGCGTTCGTCGTACTCGCGAATCCCACCCGTGTCCTGGGCGTCAGACGCTTTAAGCTTACTCGTGCAACGTCCGCATACACCGCGGAGGTTGTTGCCTTCCGGGAGGCCGTATTGCACGCGCTCTCGGTGCGCTATACGTTGCCCGTGGCATTCTACACGGACTGCCGTTCGCTCCTTCAGGCCCTGGCGTCACAGCGTAATGCCGAGCCGCACGTGCTCGACTTACGCGTACTGCTGCGCCGTCTATCGCGCTCCGTGCCTCTGCATGTATTCGACGTGCCTGGCCATTCGGGAGTGTTTGGCAACGAGGTGGCGGACTTCTTAGCGCAGCGAGCTGCTATTCACGGCCATGACCGCTCGTTGCCGCTCCCATTCAGGGCGGTGCGGCAGCAACTACGCCGCGAGACGCTCATTCTATGG
Above is a window of Rhipicephalus sanguineus isolate Rsan-2018 chromosome 3, BIME_Rsan_1.4, whole genome shotgun sequence DNA encoding:
- the LOC119388417 gene encoding uncharacterized protein LOC119388417; the encoded protein is MYRLVILPALTYGSPVWWSEDHVYCRLHARLITVQRVALLALTRAYRTTSTAALQVLMRAPPIDLELERVNAEFRLFTLRRHGAFGACRFRPSWVADAHEHSTIHPSVPAAVPFMRLTSAQARVASHAAAVHVYTDGSFSALSAGAAFVVLANPTRVLGVRRFKLTRATSAYTAEVVAFREAVLHALSVRYTLPVAFYTDCRSLLQALASQRNAEPHVLDLRVLLRRLSRSVPLHVFDVPGHSGVFGNEVADFLAQRAAIHGHDRSLPLPFRAVRQQLRRETLILWTARCRHPGGTEPTGTECTVSAQCEEAETKTGFFEFLHFDIQSTGQKSHCISTDQRPSQCFVLIRQSDSPGPCQF